A genomic stretch from Algoriphagus halophilus includes:
- a CDS encoding DUF4268 domain-containing protein, protein MYSRAETSRIRKEFWISFGQYMKPIRGASGFRVNWPNYKTGVKDIYFRMKAEQGFASVGIEICHSDEELQELFFDQFKVFKKLLTAELGEEWDWKLLVENEFGQRISKIEKVLNGVNVMDQNDWPAIISFLKPRIIALDAFWDNIKPGFEDF, encoded by the coding sequence ATGTATAGTCGGGCAGAAACCTCCCGAATCCGAAAAGAGTTTTGGATTTCTTTCGGTCAATATATGAAGCCGATTAGAGGAGCTTCGGGATTCAGGGTCAATTGGCCCAATTATAAAACCGGTGTCAAGGATATTTATTTCAGGATGAAGGCCGAACAGGGTTTTGCTTCTGTGGGTATAGAAATCTGTCATTCAGATGAAGAACTTCAGGAATTATTCTTTGACCAATTTAAAGTCTTTAAAAAGTTGTTGACTGCGGAGTTAGGAGAAGAATGGGATTGGAAATTGTTGGTTGAGAATGAATTTGGTCAGCGAATATCCAAAATTGAAAAAGTGTTGAATGGAGTAAATGTCATGGATCAGAATGATTGGCCAGCAATTATCTCCTTTCTAAAACCTAGAATCATTGCATTGGATGCTTTTTGGGATAACATCAAGCCCGGTTTTGAGGATTTTTAG
- a CDS encoding DUF4136 domain-containing protein has protein sequence MKHLLLAAGILLVLISCKTSENIIVDQVSNTSGLSGKKTFQVINKPDASKDILLLNKLFEKKMKERGYSKVEKNPDFLVQSVIASINYENEILEYAGVGLPANAMSSSNHFESGKYGKVIFLIQDAQTYEVLWMGTGTGILTANEIIDKGSINSALDELIAGLM, from the coding sequence ATGAAACATCTACTTCTAGCTGCAGGAATTCTTTTGGTACTCATTTCTTGCAAAACTTCTGAAAATATTATCGTTGATCAGGTTAGTAATACTTCAGGATTATCCGGAAAAAAAACCTTTCAGGTGATTAACAAACCTGATGCTTCCAAAGATATCCTCCTGCTTAATAAGCTATTTGAGAAAAAAATGAAAGAAAGAGGGTATTCTAAAGTGGAGAAAAACCCAGATTTTCTGGTCCAATCTGTAATCGCTTCGATCAATTATGAAAATGAAATTCTGGAGTATGCCGGCGTTGGCTTGCCTGCTAATGCAATGTCTTCTTCTAATCACTTTGAGTCAGGAAAATATGGAAAAGTCATTTTTCTGATCCAAGATGCCCAAACCTATGAAGTTCTGTGGATGGGGACAGGAACAGGGATATTAACAGCCAATGAAATAATTGATAAAGGTTCAATAAACTCTGCCTTAGACGAATTGATAGCCGGATTAATGTAA
- a CDS encoding DUF6265 family protein: MKTPLLIILFCLVAFPIFSQVKHLKEGEKPGIGKVEDLDWVVGYWSGTGLGGECDETWMPAIDGTMVGTFRFWQDGKLIFSEFMNLIQDGETFYLKLKHFNPDLSGWEEKDEWTIFPLVGVDENTIWFHGFTMKREGDKMALWLELNENGEKDLVEFSYQKQDLLGF; the protein is encoded by the coding sequence ATGAAAACTCCTCTTTTAATTATTCTCTTCTGCCTGGTGGCATTTCCTATTTTTTCACAAGTCAAGCATTTGAAAGAAGGTGAAAAACCTGGTATCGGAAAGGTTGAAGACTTAGACTGGGTCGTAGGATATTGGTCCGGAACAGGACTAGGGGGAGAATGTGACGAAACCTGGATGCCTGCCATAGATGGAACCATGGTGGGTACGTTTCGATTTTGGCAAGATGGCAAATTGATCTTTAGTGAGTTTATGAATTTGATCCAGGATGGAGAAACGTTTTATCTAAAACTCAAGCATTTCAACCCAGACCTTTCGGGATGGGAGGAAAAAGATGAATGGACCATTTTTCCTTTGGTGGGAGTAGATGAAAACACCATCTGGTTTCATGGGTTCACAATGAAACGTGAAGGTGATAAAATGGCTCTTTGGCTGGAACTGAACGAAAATGGAGAAAAAGATTTAGTGGAGTTTTCTTATCAGAAACAAGATCTTCTGGGATTTTAA
- a CDS encoding HesB/IscA family protein yields MIIPVQITEKAEAEIKNIMAHKNIPADYSLRVGVKGGGCGGMSYALGFDKAKSDDQQFEIAGIPVLIEKRHFMFLMGMQIDFFEGDEARGFTFINPDIPKRHDL; encoded by the coding sequence ATGATTATTCCTGTCCAAATCACAGAAAAAGCTGAAGCTGAGATCAAAAACATCATGGCTCACAAAAATATTCCTGCAGATTACAGCCTGAGAGTAGGAGTCAAAGGTGGCGGTTGTGGGGGCATGTCCTATGCATTAGGTTTTGATAAAGCTAAATCGGATGATCAGCAATTTGAAATTGCAGGCATTCCTGTGCTGATTGAAAAAAGACATTTTATGTTTTTGATGGGGATGCAGATTGATTTTTTTGAAGGAGATGAAGCAAGGGGATTTACCTTTATCAATCCGGATATCCCTAAAAGACACGATCTCTAA
- a CDS encoding DUF7935 family protein yields MDYAIDLLKILLPAGIVLYGMYLVVVSFLSKEREKMIVELKTQNSKTILPIRLQAAERLCLLLERISPNNLVRRSNPSSLTASELHAQLLHEVREEFNHNFSQQVYFSEQTWEAVKNAVENVNTLINQSRQSVDKEASGMDLAKAIFTRSLEQNNDAVSYALKLVKSEINIYF; encoded by the coding sequence ATGGATTACGCGATAGATTTATTAAAAATTCTTTTACCTGCCGGAATTGTCCTTTATGGGATGTATTTGGTGGTGGTATCCTTTCTCTCCAAAGAAAGAGAGAAAATGATTGTGGAATTAAAAACCCAGAATTCCAAAACCATTTTACCGATTCGCTTGCAAGCAGCTGAACGACTTTGCTTGTTGCTGGAAAGGATATCGCCGAATAACTTGGTCCGAAGATCAAATCCATCTTCGCTCACGGCGAGTGAGCTTCATGCGCAATTGCTACATGAAGTGCGGGAAGAGTTTAACCATAACTTCTCTCAACAGGTATATTTCTCGGAACAGACTTGGGAAGCTGTAAAAAATGCCGTGGAAAACGTGAATACCCTGATCAATCAGAGCAGACAGTCCGTAGACAAAGAGGCAAGTGGAATGGATTTGGCAAAAGCGATTTTCACTCGATCTTTAGAACAGAATAACGATGCGGTGAGCTATGCCTTGAAATTAGTAAAGTCGGAGATCAATATTTACTTTTAA
- a CDS encoding YkvA family protein — translation MTTLKSKATEMIDKARKLYGKQVEVLVKKEEQVKELMSNTIKKIGKVGKDSRFVKLVMPLGVFIRMIKAHFNGSHKLATSTLGLLLLGLVYFVSPIDLVPDFLGFFGFADDLSVVLAIYAKVKDEIEEFLEYERTQA, via the coding sequence ATGACCACCCTTAAATCAAAAGCTACTGAAATGATTGACAAAGCCCGAAAGCTGTATGGAAAGCAGGTGGAGGTATTGGTCAAAAAAGAAGAGCAGGTTAAGGAGTTGATGTCTAATACCATTAAAAAAATAGGGAAAGTCGGCAAAGACTCCAGATTTGTAAAGTTGGTGATGCCGTTGGGAGTATTCATCAGAATGATCAAAGCCCATTTTAATGGTTCACATAAATTGGCTACCAGTACCTTGGGATTGCTGTTATTAGGTCTGGTTTATTTTGTTTCCCCCATCGATTTAGTACCTGATTTTCTAGGATTTTTTGGATTTGCTGATGATTTGTCGGTGGTTTTGGCCATTTATGCCAAGGTGAAAGATGAAATTGAAGAATTTTTGGAGTACGAGAGAACTCAAGCTTGA
- a CDS encoding thioredoxin family protein, whose translation MLNPTTPIISEEIVLSGLTYEEYRQLIDELLAEGKTTGTNHSEANINYTKMNVARMRRVDKTAKISSDMESLIKGIQEPQTWLVLTEAWCGDASQSIPYFAKLAALNPLINLKLVLRDENPELMDQYLTNGARSIPKLIGLSQDLNEELFTWGPRPQYLQERLIAYKKDPQGLSSKEFSEGTYLWYARDRNQAIEQELKEAIAQYVTL comes from the coding sequence ATGCTTAACCCAACTACCCCAATAATTTCTGAGGAAATTGTCCTATCTGGGCTCACTTATGAAGAATATCGTCAACTGATTGATGAACTTTTGGCGGAAGGAAAAACTACTGGAACCAATCATTCGGAAGCCAATATCAATTACACAAAAATGAATGTGGCGCGGATGAGAAGGGTCGACAAGACTGCTAAAATTTCATCTGACATGGAGTCTTTGATAAAAGGGATTCAGGAGCCACAAACTTGGTTAGTGTTGACAGAGGCTTGGTGTGGAGATGCTTCCCAAAGTATTCCGTACTTTGCAAAATTGGCAGCCCTCAATCCGCTCATCAACTTGAAATTGGTTTTAAGAGATGAAAATCCTGAACTCATGGATCAATATTTGACCAATGGCGCGAGATCCATTCCAAAGCTGATCGGTCTCTCCCAGGATTTGAATGAGGAACTATTTACCTGGGGGCCAAGACCTCAATATTTACAGGAACGATTGATTGCCTATAAAAAGGACCCTCAAGGATTGAGCTCGAAAGAGTTTTCCGAAGGAACGTACCTTTGGTATGCAAGAGATAGAAATCAGGCAATAGAACAAGAACTAAAAGAAGCTATTGCACAATATGTAACCTTATGA